One Leclercia pneumoniae genomic region harbors:
- the cysJ gene encoding NADPH-dependent assimilatory sulfite reductase flavoprotein subunit: protein MTTQAPPSNLLPLNPEQLARLQAATTDLSPHQLAWVSGYFWGVLNQQPGAAVAAPAAAVEVPSITLISASQTGNARRVAEQLRDDLLTAKLNVNLVNAGDYKFKQIASEKLLLVVTSTQGEGEPPEEAVALHKFLFSKKAPKLDGTAFAVFGLGDSSYEFFCQSGKDFDSKLAELGGERLLDRVDTDVEYQAAAAQWRERIVDVLKARVPKETPAQAAVTASGAVNEVSSSPYTKEAPLTAALSVNQKITGRDSEKDVRHIEIDLGDSGLSYQPGDALGVWYQNDPALVKELVELLWLKGDEPVTVDGKTLPLAEALQWHFELTVNTANIVENYATLTRSETLLPLVGDKAQLQHYAATTPIVDMVRFSPAQLDAEALVGLLRPLTPRLYSIASSQAEVESEVHITVGAVRYDIEGRARAGGASSFLADRVEEDGEVRVFIEHNDNFRLPANPETPVIMIGPGTGIAPFRAFMQQRAADEAPGKNWLFFGNPHFTEDFLYQVEWQRYVKEGVLSRIDLAWSRDQKEKVYVQDKLREQGAELWRWINDGAHIYVCGDANRMAKDVEQALLEVIAEFGGMDAEAADEFLSELRVERRYQRDVY from the coding sequence ATGACAACACAGGCCCCACCTTCAAATTTGCTACCGCTAAATCCGGAGCAACTGGCGCGCCTCCAGGCAGCCACCACCGATCTCTCTCCTCACCAGCTTGCCTGGGTTTCTGGCTATTTCTGGGGTGTCCTTAACCAGCAGCCGGGCGCTGCGGTCGCTGCACCTGCGGCAGCGGTCGAGGTTCCGTCGATTACGCTGATCTCCGCGTCCCAGACCGGTAACGCTCGTCGTGTGGCAGAGCAACTTCGCGATGACCTGCTGACCGCCAAACTGAACGTGAATCTGGTCAACGCCGGAGATTACAAATTTAAGCAAATCGCGTCAGAAAAATTGCTGTTGGTGGTGACCTCAACGCAGGGCGAAGGTGAGCCGCCAGAAGAGGCGGTAGCGCTGCATAAATTCCTGTTTTCTAAGAAAGCGCCGAAGCTCGACGGCACGGCGTTTGCCGTCTTTGGTCTCGGGGACTCTTCCTATGAATTCTTCTGCCAGTCGGGTAAAGATTTTGATAGCAAACTGGCGGAGCTCGGCGGCGAGCGTCTGCTGGACCGCGTTGATACCGATGTAGAGTATCAGGCAGCAGCGGCCCAGTGGCGCGAGCGCATTGTGGATGTGCTGAAAGCGCGTGTGCCAAAAGAGACGCCGGCTCAGGCCGCCGTTACCGCGTCCGGCGCGGTAAATGAAGTCTCCTCCAGCCCTTATACTAAAGAGGCGCCGCTGACGGCTGCGCTCTCCGTTAACCAAAAAATCACCGGCCGTGACTCTGAAAAAGATGTGCGTCATATCGAAATCGATCTCGGTGATTCGGGCCTGAGCTACCAGCCAGGCGATGCGCTGGGCGTCTGGTATCAGAATGACCCTGCCTTAGTGAAAGAGCTGGTTGAGTTGCTGTGGTTGAAGGGCGATGAGCCCGTTACCGTGGATGGCAAAACCCTGCCGCTGGCCGAGGCCCTGCAGTGGCATTTTGAGTTGACCGTCAACACCGCCAATATCGTAGAAAACTATGCCACCTTAACGCGCAGCGAAACGCTGTTGCCGTTAGTAGGGGATAAGGCACAGTTGCAGCATTACGCCGCCACCACGCCGATTGTCGATATGGTGCGTTTCTCGCCGGCACAGCTGGATGCTGAGGCGCTGGTTGGCCTGCTGCGCCCCCTCACACCGCGTCTTTACTCCATCGCCTCGTCGCAGGCGGAAGTGGAAAGCGAAGTGCACATTACCGTGGGTGCAGTGCGCTACGACATCGAAGGTCGTGCCCGGGCGGGCGGCGCTTCCAGCTTCCTGGCTGATCGCGTGGAAGAGGATGGTGAAGTCCGGGTGTTCATCGAACATAACGACAACTTCCGCCTGCCGGCTAACCCGGAAACCCCGGTGATTATGATTGGCCCCGGAACCGGTATTGCGCCATTCCGCGCCTTTATGCAGCAGCGTGCGGCAGACGAGGCGCCGGGTAAAAACTGGCTCTTTTTCGGCAACCCACACTTTACCGAAGATTTCCTTTATCAGGTTGAGTGGCAGCGCTACGTCAAAGAGGGCGTGCTGTCGCGCATCGATCTGGCCTGGTCTCGCGACCAAAAAGAAAAAGTATACGTACAAGACAAACTGCGCGAACAGGGCGCAGAGCTGTGGCGCTGGATTAATGATGGCGCCCATATTTATGTCTGCGGCGATGCCAATCGTATGGCGAAAGACGTTGAGCAGGCACTGCTGGAAGTGATTGCCGAATTCGGCGGTATGGATGCCGAAGCGGCGGATGAATTTTTAAGTGAGCTGCGCGTAGAGCGCCGTTATCAGCGAGATGTCTACTAA
- the queE gene encoding 7-carboxy-7-deazaguanine synthase QueE gives MQYPINEMFQTLQGEGYFTGVPAIFIRLQGCPVGCAWCDTKHTWDKLADREVSLFSILAKTKESDKWGAASSEDLLAIISRQGWTARHVVITGGEPCIHDLMPLTQLLEKNGYSCQIETSGTHEVRCSHTTWVTVSPKVNMRGGYDILSQALERADEIKHPVGRVRDIEALDELLTTLTDEKQRVIALQPISQKEDATRLCIETCIARNWRLSMQTHKYLNIA, from the coding sequence ATGCAGTACCCGATTAACGAGATGTTCCAGACCCTGCAAGGCGAGGGTTACTTTACCGGCGTTCCCGCTATTTTTATTCGTTTGCAGGGATGCCCGGTAGGCTGTGCCTGGTGCGACACCAAACATACCTGGGATAAGCTCGCGGATCGAGAAGTGTCGCTGTTTAGCATCCTGGCCAAAACCAAAGAGAGCGATAAGTGGGGCGCGGCCAGTTCGGAAGATCTGCTGGCGATTATTAGCCGCCAGGGCTGGACGGCGCGTCACGTGGTGATCACCGGGGGCGAGCCCTGCATTCACGATCTGATGCCGCTCACCCAGTTGCTGGAAAAAAATGGTTATAGCTGCCAGATTGAGACCAGCGGTACCCACGAAGTCCGCTGCTCTCACACCACTTGGGTGACGGTCTCACCTAAGGTAAACATGCGCGGCGGCTACGATATCTTATCCCAGGCGCTGGAGCGTGCTGATGAAATCAAGCATCCGGTTGGCCGCGTGCGGGATATCGAAGCGCTGGATGAGCTGCTGACAACGCTGACGGATGAAAAACAGCGCGTGATTGCGCTGCAACCCATCAGTCAGAAAGAGGATGCCACGCGCCTGTGCATCGAAACCTGCATCGCCCGCAACTGGCGGTTGTCGATGCAGACGCACAAGTACCTGAACATCGCTTAA
- the queD gene encoding 6-carboxytetrahydropterin synthase QueD, protein MSTTLFKDFIFEAAHRLPHVPEGHKCGRLHGHSFMVRLEITGEVDPHTGWIMDFSELKAAFKPTYDRLDHYYLNDIPGLENPTSEVLAKWIWDVMKPQVPLLSAVMIKETCTAGCVYRGE, encoded by the coding sequence ATGTCCACCACACTGTTTAAAGATTTCATCTTCGAAGCCGCACACCGCCTGCCTCACGTACCGGAAGGACACAAATGTGGCCGTCTGCACGGGCACTCCTTTATGGTGCGCCTTGAAATTACGGGTGAGGTCGATCCGCATACGGGCTGGATTATGGATTTTTCCGAGCTGAAAGCGGCCTTCAAACCCACTTATGATCGCCTCGATCACTATTATCTGAACGACATTCCGGGTCTGGAAAACCCCACCAGCGAAGTGCTGGCGAAATGGATTTGGGATGTGATGAAACCGCAGGTTCCGCTGCTGAGCGCGGTGATGATCAAAGAGACCTGCACCGCCGGGTGTGTCTATCGCGGCGAGTAA